The Diospyros lotus chloroplast, complete genome genome has a window encoding:
- the ycf4 gene encoding ptotosystem I assembly protein ycf4, with the protein MSLRSEHIWIELIRGSRKTSNFCWAFILFLGSFGFLLVGTSSYLGRNLISFFPSQQIIFFPQGLVMSFYGIAGLFISAYLWCTILWNVGSGYDRFDRKEGIVYIFRWGFPGKNRRVFLQFLIKDIQSVRIEVKEGIYARRVLYMEIRGQGAIPLTRTDENFTPREIEQKAAELAYFLRVPIEVF; encoded by the coding sequence ATGAGTTTGCGATCAGAACATATATGGATAGAACTTATAAGGGGGTCTCGAAAAACAAGTAATTTTTGCTGGGCCTTTATCCTTTTTTTAGGTTCATTTGGATTCTTATTGGTTGGAACTTCCAGTTATCTTGGTAGAAATTTGATATCTTTCTTTCCGTCTCAACAAATCATTTTTTTTCCACAAGGACTCGTAATGTCTTTCTATGGGATCGCGGGTCTCTTTATTAGCGCCTATTTGTGGTGCACAATTTTGTGGAATGTAGGGAGTGGTTATGATCGATTCGATAGAAAAGAAGGAATAGTGTATATCTTTCGTTGGGGATTTCCTGGAAAAAATCGTCGTGTCTTCCTCCAATTTCTTATAAAGGATATTCAGTCCGTCAGAATCGAAGTTAAAGAGGGTATTTATGCTCGTCGTGTTCTTTATATGGAAATACGAGGCCAGGGGGCTATTCCCCTGACTCGTACTGATGAGAATTTTACTCCACGAGAAATTGAGCAAAAAGCTGCTGAATTGGCCTATTTCTTACGTGTACCAATTGAAGTTTTTTGA
- the cemA gene encoding chloroplast envelope membrane protein, protein MAKKKAFTPLLYLASIVFLPWWVSLAFNKSLESWVINWWNTRQSETFLNDIQEKNILEKFIELEELLLLEEMIKEYSETHLQKLRIGIHKETLQLIKIYNEDRIHTILHFSTNIICFIILSGYSILGNEELVILNSWAQEFLYNLSDTIKAFSILLLTDLCIGFHSPHGWELMIGSVYKDFGFIHNDQIISGLVSTFPVILDTILKYWIFRYLNRVSPSLVVIYHSMND, encoded by the coding sequence ATGGCAAAAAAGAAAGCATTCACTCCTCTTCTCTATCTTGCATCTATAGTATTTTTGCCCTGGTGGGTTTCTCTCGCATTTAATAAAAGTCTGGAATCTTGGGTTATTAATTGGTGGAATACTAGACAATCCGAAACTTTTTTGAATGATATTCAAGAAAAGAATATTCTAGAAAAATTCATAGAATTAGAGGAACTACTCCTCTTGGAAGAAATGATCAAGGAATATTCGGAGACACATCTACAAAAGCTTCGTATAGGAATCCACAAAGAAACGCTCCAATTAATCAAGATATACAATGAGGATCGTATCCATACGATTTTGCACTTCTCGACAAATATAATCTGTTTCATTATTCTAAGTGGTTATTCTATTCTGGGTAATGAAGAACTTGTTATTCTTAACTCTTGGGCTCAAGAATTCCTATATAACTTAAGTGATACAATAAAAGCTTTTTCGATTCTTTTATTAACTGATTTATGTATCGGATTCCATTCGCCCCATGGGTGGGAACTAATGATTGGATCTGTCTACAAAGATTTTGGATTTATTCATAACGATCAAATTATATCGGGTCTTGTTTCCACCTTTCCAGTCATTCTAGATACAATCTTAAAATATTGGATTTTCCGTTATTTAA